One part of the Glycine soja cultivar W05 chromosome 11, ASM419377v2, whole genome shotgun sequence genome encodes these proteins:
- the LOC114376259 gene encoding arogenate dehydratase/prephenate dehydratase 6, chloroplastic-like, producing MQSLSPPTSNALNLKHVFRPRLGASSRISVKCAFGFEPVSYGVGSSRADWQSSCAILASKVVSQEQPSADQNSGTTDHIAAVNGHKAAVSDFQLVPIGNLAEANNKPLPPKPLTISDLSPAPMHGSKLRVAYQGVPGAYSEAAAGKAYPNCEAIPCDQFEVAFQAVELWIADRAVLPVENSLGGSIHRNYDLLLRHRLHIVGEVQLPVHHCLLALPGVRKEFLTRVISHPQALAQCEHTLTKLGLNVAREAVDDTAGAAEFVASNNLRDTAAIASARAAELYGLNVMADGIQDDPSNVTRFVMLAREPIIPRTDRPFKTSIVFAHDKGTSVLFKVLSAFAFRNISLTKIESRPHRNRPIRLVDDANVGTAKHFEYLFYVDFEASMAEVRAQNALAEVQEFTSFLRVLGSYPMDMTPWTPSSRGD from the coding sequence ATGCAGAGTCTTTCACCACCTACTTCCAACGCGCTCAATTTGAAGCATGTTTTTCGCCCGCGACTTGGCGCGTCAAGCCGAATCTCTGTCAAATGCGCTTTTGGGTTTGAGCCGGTGAGCTACGGAGTCGGCTCCAGCCGAGCCGATTGGCAGAGCTCCTGCGCCATCTTAGCCAGCAAGGTCGTTTCTCAGGAACAACCCTCCGCTGACCAGAACAGCGGCACCACCGACCACATCGCCGCCGTCAACGGTCACAAAGCCGCCGTCAGCGACTTCCAACTCGTTCCAATTGGAAACCTAGCAGAGGCCAACAACAAGCCGCTCCCGCCGAAGCCGCTCACGATCTCCGACCTCTCGCCGGCCCCGATGCACGGCTCCAAGCTCCGCGTCGCGTACCAAGGCGTTCCCGGCGCGTACTCTGAAGCCGCTGCCGGCAAGGCCTATCCGAACTGCGAGGCCATTCCGTGCGACCAGTTCGAGGTGGCGTTCCAGGCGGTGGAGCTCTGGATCGCCGATCGGGCGGTTTTACCGGTTGAAAACTCACTCGGCGGTTCGATCCACCGGAACTACGATCTCCTCCTCCGCCACCGCCTTCACATAGTTGGCGAGGTCCAGCTCCCGGTCCATCACTGCCTCCTCGCTCTCCCCGGCGTCCGAAAGGAGTTCCTCACGCGCGTGATTTCGCATCCGCAGGCACTCGCGCAGTGCGAGCACACTCTCACCAAACTCGGCCTGAACGTGGCGCGCGAGGCCGTGGACGACACCGCCGGCGCTGCCGAGTTCGTCGCCAGCAACAATCTCCGCGACACCGCCGCCATCGCGAGCGCACGCGCGGCGGAGCTCTACGGCCTGAACGTGATGGCGGACGGAATCCAAGACGATCCGAGCAACGTCACGCGGTTTGTGATGCTCGCGAGAGAGCCTATCATCCCGCGCACGGACCGTCCTTTCAAGACGAGCATTGTTTTCGCACACGACAAAGGAACTTCGGTGCTTTTCAAAGTGCTTTCCGCGTTCGCGTTTCGCAACATCAGTTTGACGAAGATCGAGTCGCGGCCGCACCGGAACCGTCCGATTAGGCTGGTGGATGACGCGAACGTTGGAACCGCGAAGCACTTTGAGTACTTGTTCTACGTTGATTTTGAGGCTTCCATGGCTGAGGTTAGGGCACAGAACGCGTTGGCAGAGGTGCAGGAATTCACGTCTTTCTTGCGAGTGTTAGGGAGTTACCCTATGGACATGACACCCTGGACACCTTCCTCCCGGGGAGACTAG
- the LOC114375039 gene encoding putative phytosulfokines 6 isoform X1 — MKISLHLGALLFFLFFLVSSSKLSARPLTTEQGRDRSKLNEVSGEDLVLELEGGESLKQLLGVEDCKSGDEECLQRRMTLAAHLDYIYTQHHKP; from the exons ATGAAGATAAGTCTTCACCTTGGAGCtctcctcttttttttgttcttcctaGTTTCCTCATCAAAGCTATCTGCTAGACCACTCACCACCGAACAAG GGAGAGACAGATCAAAACTGAATGAGGTCTCAGGGGAGGACTTGGTGTTGGAGTTGGAAGGAGGTGAATCTTTGAAG CAGCTGCTGGGGGTGGAGGACTGCAAAAGTGGAGATGAAGAATGTTTGCAGAGAAGAATGACTTTAGCAGCTCACCTAGACTACATCTACACCCAGCACCATAAGCCTTGA
- the LOC114375039 gene encoding putative phytosulfokines 6 isoform X2, whose protein sequence is MKISLHLGALLFFLFFLVSSSKLSARPLTTEQGRDRSKLNEVSGEDLVLELEGGESLKLLGVEDCKSGDEECLQRRMTLAAHLDYIYTQHHKP, encoded by the exons ATGAAGATAAGTCTTCACCTTGGAGCtctcctcttttttttgttcttcctaGTTTCCTCATCAAAGCTATCTGCTAGACCACTCACCACCGAACAAG GGAGAGACAGATCAAAACTGAATGAGGTCTCAGGGGAGGACTTGGTGTTGGAGTTGGAAGGAGGTGAATCTTTGAAG CTGCTGGGGGTGGAGGACTGCAAAAGTGGAGATGAAGAATGTTTGCAGAGAAGAATGACTTTAGCAGCTCACCTAGACTACATCTACACCCAGCACCATAAGCCTTGA